Part of the Hevea brasiliensis isolate MT/VB/25A 57/8 chromosome 16, ASM3005281v1, whole genome shotgun sequence genome is shown below.
atatttaaagtaTATATTCTCTTCACACCCGAAACAAAGTCaatgtcaaataaaattttcactttGACGTTGATGTTGTTGGTTGGATTTGAAAAGCCGCTAACGAAGGGcaaattttgagaaaattgagttaaataaaaaatttaatgttaatatataaaatattaaagtttGGTTAAATTAGAATAAAAAACAAAGGGTcaacattaaaaattaaattgataattaCATGTCTCATATTAATTATATCGAATAAATAATGCTGAATAAAAGAATATCCATATTGATAAATTCAAACAAATTgagctaaaataataaaaataaatgaaaatcatCGTTcagaaaaattaagaattaataatattaaatattatcaatattaattaataattaaattaaattaaatttttaagatggaattttgagatattaattaaatatttaagattTTTATAAATGGTCACAATGATTAActatttagtttttaatttataaatataataaataactattaattaaatatatttaaactatcaaattaaatttaaaattctttattGTATCAAATTGAGCAATAATATATAAGCAGCAAAAAGGAGGGGAGGGATTTTGCCGCGTAGATGTTTGGCTCGCTTTATGAACAGAGGTTGTTGAGAgactttttcttttaaattttcaaactATATGAGCTGTCCATGACCCGAGTCGAACCTTGTCGGTTATATTCATTGGTGTGTTTGATGAATTATGTCGGTTATATTCAcatgtttatttttattattttatttttttatttgataaaacttaataaattatttaataattaatgaattaaattgaAAGTTATGATTATTCTACTTTTTAATAATATTGTCTCTTACaaatttttgaaaatcccttgaaattaaaaaaaaaattataatttcttgatTTATCAATATCTTTTAAAAATGAACAtttctaattaattttttattttaattaattaaaaataattattactttataatttttaatttctatACCCATTATTAATTTTATGGTTTACAGAAATCTAATGTCACTAAAATTTTTAGATATCCTTCTCAATAATATTTATCTAAAAATCAAACTTACTCTTATTTAAGAGTATAATGTACCTTATcactatatttaatatttattaattattatatatttaatttaaaagtagttttatttgattttgattttaatttgctTTTCGATTTCATTCTAAGTTgggtaatttaataattaaaatagtttttattttttacattttaaaattgaCAAATTACACTAAATGGAACCATAAGTCCAATTCTATTAATATTCAGGTTGGGCTAAAACTGTGGACCGATCTGAATTTAATCGGTTTTATCCCAGTCCAGTCTCGGTTTCGACCCGGACCTTAGTCCGTACCCGTGTGTGCATCATAGGCATTAAATCAAAATGCAAAACGGAAATCAATTCTCAGTTCTCACACCGTTAACTCCTCTTTCCTTTCGATTTCGCGCGCTATCCGTTACTGATGGGCGCTTTAAAGCTCAGAGGGAAGAACCTGAAAGGCCAAATCTATTCAATTCCATGCATGCATGAAGAGACTAAGACTAGCCAACACTCACTTCTCTCGAATCAAAACCCTTATCTCCCAAAACTCTTATCAGCAAGCTCTCAAATCCTCACTCACTGTATCTTGTTTTTCTCCTCTCCTTACTGATCAAATATACGCTCTCTTCATCAAGTCTGGCAACAATCTTGAACCCTACCTTTCCACTGTTCTCATTTCTCACTTCTCTAAACAAAATGACCTTTCTCGAGCTCTCACTTTCCTTTTGGACACGCATAACCCAGATATTATCACCTATAACGCCCTCATTTCTGGGTTTGCCCGGTTTAGCCAGCCTGGGCCTGTTTTTGAGCTTTTTAATGACTTGAGGCACCTGGGTCTGGTTCCTGATGTGTTTACTTTTAGTTCTTTGATCAAAGGGTGCTGCAGTTTGAGAGAGAATGGGGTTGCACATGGGGTTTGTTTGAGGCTGGGGTTTGAGTGTAGGGCGTTTATTGTTAGCGGGTTGATTGAGAATTATGCAAAAAATGGGGATATGGAGTCGGCTGAGAGGTGTTTTGAGGAGTGCTTTTGTGTGGATAATGTGCTTTACACAGCTATGCTTTGTGGGTATATGTGGAACGGGGAGTTTGAAAAGGGAAAAGAGGTTTTTGCTGATATGAGGGGTTTAGGATtcgaattgaatgagtttagctTAACTGGGGTAATTGGTGCTTTATTTGATATTAAGGAAGGGGAACAGATTCATGGGTTTGCTGTCAAAAAGGGACTTTTGTATAGTTGTTCAATGCATTTGAATAATGCTGTTATGAGTATGTACTCCAGGTGTGGTAGTAAAGTCGATGCTATTAAGGTGTTTGATGAAATTCCTGAGCCAGATGTTGTTTCTTGGACTGAGAGGATAGGAGCAGCTTGTGATGGTGAGGAAGCGTTGGAATGTTTTGGAATTTTGCATTCTATAGGTTTAGATATTAATGAATACAATTTGATCAATGTTTTTTCTGCCATTGGAGGAGCGAAGTTCTTGAAAGCAGCTAAGCAAATTCAAGCACTTTGTCATAAGACAGGGTATTTGCAGGTGGTTTCTGTTGGCAATGCATTGGTGTCCATGTATGGGAAGTCTAGGCAAATGCATGATGCTAGGCACATTTTTTATGATATGATCTATCGAGATTCTGTTTCTTGGAATTCTCTGATATCTGCATGTTCTGAGAATGGATTTGTTAGTGAGGCGCTGGAGGTGTTCTCACATATGTCTGATCTTGCACTGCAGCCCACCATCTATACTCTCATTAGCATTCTTGAAACAGTTTCCAACTTGAAATGTACAAAGCAGGCAATGCAAATCCATTCACATGTGATTAAATGTGGATTCATGATAGATGATTCCATGGTTTCCAGCTTGATAATAGCATATGGGAGATGCAATAGTATGGATGACTCAAAAAGGATATTTGGTGAGATTGATGAGGTAAACTTGGCACATGTGAAAGTGATGATGACAAATTTGGTCCATAGTGGGCTTTATGCGGATGCTTTGAATTTGTTTCAAACCATATGGAGATCATGCCTTGAAGTGGATGGCAAAACTTTTAGTATTGTCTTTAAAGCTTTTGGTGCTATGACAGATATGGAACAGGGGAGAGCAATTCATTCCCTATCTCTAACATATGGATTTGATCAGGATAGCTTTGTTGAAAGTGCTCTCATTGACATCTACTGTAAGTGCGGAAACATAGGAGATGCAGTGAAAATATTCAGGAGTATGTCTACAGACAATTTGGCTGGCTGGAATGCCATGGTAATAGGATATGCTCAACACGGTTGTTGTCAAGAAGCTTTCAAGATTTTCGATGAGATGTCTGAATTTGGAGTTGAACCTGATGAAATAACTTATATCGGTGTCCTTACTTCATGCTGCCATGCAGGGCTACTGAAGAAAGCACGTTATTACTTCAAATCTATGTTTGAACTTCATGGAATTATCCCATGTTTAGAACATTATGCATGCATGGTAGATCTGCTTGGTCGAGTAGGACTCCTGGAAGATGCAAAGGAGATTATAGATCATATGCCTATTCAACCTGATGTTCATTTATGGCAAATTCTTCTATCAGCCTGCAGCATCCACAGACATGTTGAACTGGGGAGAGTTGCAGCTAGTAAACTTCTCGAGCTGCAACCTGAAAATGAATCTACTTATATTCTTCTATCAAACCTGTATGCTTCTGTGGGCATGTGGGGTGCTGTTGGAAAATTGAGAAAAGAGATGAAGGAAAAAGTAGTACACAAAGAACCTGGTTCTAGTTGGATTCAAGTGGGAAGAACAATCCATAACTTTTTGGTCGATGACATCTCACATCCTCAAAATAAAGAAGTTTACGTAGAGTTGATAAGGCTGTATGGGCAAATGTTAACTTTGCCAGAGTTGGAACTTGATGGTGTTTTTCTATAGACCTATGCTTTGTGAAGCTCAGGAAATTTCCTTAATTTCTATAAAATCCAACAGATGTCCGTCACTTTTCTTATTACAACAGATATCTATCAGTTTGTCTAACCAGGTTAGTTATACAATCCATTCTATTATAACTTCTATTGCGTGTATTTCAAATGAGAATTTAATGACTAGATGCAATGAGACGTTCAAAAATTCCACGAACTTTGTGATTGAACCCATCTGTAATATATGCAGAATGCATTtgtaattaaatgaatgaaactgtGTTACAATTCTTGTGAATGCAATTGGAAGTTACGATAGGATAGACAAATATCTACAACACTTGCTTTTAAGTGTAGATAATGTTCTCTGCATTAATTAGTAGCAGCATGCAAATTTTGGTAGTTTAATCAGAAGGAAATGGCCCATAAGACAATGATATTATGATCTTTTCAAGTGATATTATATCTAGAACACTGATATAATTAGAAAATAagtattttcaattgaattttgtaataaaacactaaaaaaaaaaaaaaaggcctaaCGGAAGAAACACTAAATTGTATTCAAAAAATTTAAGAAACACTAAATTGTATTCAGAAAATTTAATGATCATACAATTTTCTGTTAAGATATTAATAATGTCTAGCATTATTATCGCTCTCTCAAGGAGGTTTTCCTGTGGGAATGGTGGCGATTTGGAGAGGCTCTGGATAAAACAGAAACAATGGAGTGAAAAGCATTTGCTGCTATCTTTGACTTTATTTGCCCTCGCCTTGGAAGTGGCCTTGTGCCCATGAAATTCTTGCTGAATGCAGTAGCAGGAATGTCACTGACTTTGTCGTTCATGATGTCAACCAAGGTATGCTAATCAACTTTTTCTTTCTG
Proteins encoded:
- the LOC110656046 gene encoding pentatricopeptide repeat-containing protein At2g13600, translated to MKRLRLANTHFSRIKTLISQNSYQQALKSSLTVSCFSPLLTDQIYALFIKSGNNLEPYLSTVLISHFSKQNDLSRALTFLLDTHNPDIITYNALISGFARFSQPGPVFELFNDLRHLGLVPDVFTFSSLIKGCCSLRENGVAHGVCLRLGFECRAFIVSGLIENYAKNGDMESAERCFEECFCVDNVLYTAMLCGYMWNGEFEKGKEVFADMRGLGFELNEFSLTGVIGALFDIKEGEQIHGFAVKKGLLYSCSMHLNNAVMSMYSRCGSKVDAIKVFDEIPEPDVVSWTERIGAACDGEEALECFGILHSIGLDINEYNLINVFSAIGGAKFLKAAKQIQALCHKTGYLQVVSVGNALVSMYGKSRQMHDARHIFYDMIYRDSVSWNSLISACSENGFVSEALEVFSHMSDLALQPTIYTLISILETVSNLKCTKQAMQIHSHVIKCGFMIDDSMVSSLIIAYGRCNSMDDSKRIFGEIDEVNLAHVKVMMTNLVHSGLYADALNLFQTIWRSCLEVDGKTFSIVFKAFGAMTDMEQGRAIHSLSLTYGFDQDSFVESALIDIYCKCGNIGDAVKIFRSMSTDNLAGWNAMVIGYAQHGCCQEAFKIFDEMSEFGVEPDEITYIGVLTSCCHAGLLKKARYYFKSMFELHGIIPCLEHYACMVDLLGRVGLLEDAKEIIDHMPIQPDVHLWQILLSACSIHRHVELGRVAASKLLELQPENESTYILLSNLYASVGMWGAVGKLRKEMKEKVVHKEPGSSWIQVGRTIHNFLVDDISHPQNKEVYVELIRLYGQMLTLPELELDGVFL